A section of the Carya illinoinensis cultivar Pawnee chromosome 12, C.illinoinensisPawnee_v1, whole genome shotgun sequence genome encodes:
- the LOC122290053 gene encoding uncharacterized protein LOC122290053, with translation MAAVLCHLLWSRRNAFVFKDQFMSLETITAMAQAEVSVLREVNSKISSRMEGGGSAAVVSRQWQLPEWPAVKVNFDAAFDKSLNRGGIGIVVRDCEGKLKACLTTSRDQVFSAAQAEKAALQRALDMCIDMDLNHVVFEGDAKAIIEAVNSRNEDFSWGGQDTDDLQHVMKLHLGWKLSFALRSANGAAHSAASLAIRESNERVWIESGPLAVMNSVLSDVSTVVAS, from the coding sequence ATGGCTGCAGTGCTGTGTCACCTTCTATGGAGCAGGAGAAATGCTTTTGTCTTCAAAGACCAGTTCATGAGTCTTGAGACCATTACGGCAATGGCTCAGGCTGAAGTTTCAGTGCTGAGGGAGGTTAATTCCAAGATTAGCAGCAGGATGGAGGGAGGGGGGTCAGCTGCAGTGGTTAGTAGGCAGTGGCAATTACCTGAGTGGCCTGCTGTAAAGGTGAATTTCGATGCTGCATTTGATAAGTCTTTGAATAGAGGTGGAATAGGCATAGTAGTAAGAGATTGTGAAGGAAAGTTAAAAGCCTGCCTAACTACATCAAGGGACCAGGTTTTTTCGGCTGCCCAAGCAGAAAAAGCAGCGCTACAGAGGGCTTTGGATATGTGTATAGACatggacttgaaccatgttgtCTTCGAAGGAGATGCAAAGGCAATCATAGAGGCTGTCAATTCAAGAAATGAGGATTTTTCGTGGGGTGGCCAAGATACAGATGATTTGCAGCATGTGATGAAGCTTCATCTGGGTTGGAAGCTTTCTTTTGCTCTCAGGTCTGCTAATGGTGCAGCTCACAGTGCTGCAAGTTTAGCTATTAGGGAGTCCAACGAGAGGGTGTGGATTGAGAGTGGACCCTTGGCGGTTATGAACTCTGTTTTGAGTGATGTATCTACTGTTGTTGCAAGTTGA
- the LOC122289878 gene encoding pre-mRNA-splicing factor ATP-dependent RNA helicase DEAH10-like — translation MEPPITALRPHLTLAVEPPLALLCPPNLSSLTESRLTQPAAPLSRLSVFDSSRKQNIAQHRKSLPIASVEKRLVDEVRHNDTLIIVGETGSGKTTQLPQFLFNAGFCRDGKTIGITQPRRVAAVTVAKRVAEECGVDLGQRVGYSIRFEDATSISTRIKYMTDGLLLREALLDPYLSRYSVIIVDEAHERTVHTDVLLGLLKNIQRARSKYSNDRVNIEKNKENNGTLSDKENCVFLKQCQSRKFPPLKLIIMSASLDARGFSEYFGGARAVHVKGRQFPVDTFYTHHAEPDYLDAALITIFQIHLEESPGDILVFLTGQEEIESVERLVKERLQQLPEGSRKLLTVPIFSALPSEKQMRAFRQAPAGFRKVILATNIAETSVTIPGVRYVIDPGLVKARSYDPVKGMESLIIVPISKSQALQRSGRAGREGSGKCFRLYPESEFDKLEDSTKPEIKRCNLSNVILQLKALGVDDILGFDFMEKPSRASIVKSLEQLFLLGALTDECKLSDPVGRQMAQLPLDPVYSRALILASQFNCLEEMLITVAMLSVESIFYAPREKLEEARTAMRCFSSPEGDHLTLVNVYHASDEFLDKRMVGLSKEKKDKILSKWCKENFINSRSLRHARDIHSQIRGHVEQMGLRVASCGDDMLQFRKCLAASFFLNAALRQPEGTYRALASGQVVQIHPSSVLFQAKPECIVFNELVQTNHKYIRNISRIDYLWLSELAPQYYCSQN, via the exons ATGGAACCTCCCATCACAGCCTTACGGCCTCACCTCACTCTCGCCGTCGAACCTCCCCTCGCGCTGCTCTGCCCTCCGAACCTCTCATCTCTCACTGAGTCACGACTCACGCAGCCGGCAGCCCCTCTCTCACGTCTCTCTGTCTTCGATTCCTCCCG GAAGCAAAATATTGCACAGCATAGAAAGTCTCTTCCGATTGCTTCCG tcgAGAAACGACTTGTGGATGAGGTCCGTCATAATGATACTTTGATTATTGTTGGtgaaactggaagtggaaaaactaCCC AGTTGCCACAGTTTCTATTTAATGCGGGATTTTGTCGGGATGGGAAAACTATTGGGATTACTCAGCCTAGACGTGTTGCGGCTGTTACTGTTGCAAAACGGGTTGCTGAGGAATGTGGCGTGGATTTGGGCCAAAGGGTTGGGTATTCCATTAGATTTGAGGATGCAACTTCCATTTCAACGAGGATCAAATACATGACAGATGGATTGCTACTAAG GGAAGCATTGTTAGATCCATATCTCTCTAGATATTCAGTCATTATTGTTGATGAAGCCCACGAGAGGACTGTCCACACTGATGTTTTGCTGGGATTGCTTAAAAATATACAACGAGCAAGGTCAAAATATTCCAATGACCGTGTTAATATTGAAAAGAATAAGGAAAACAATGGCACTCTGTCGGATAAGGAAAATTGTGTTTTTCTCAAGCAATGCCAAAGCAGAAAATTTCCTCCACTGAAGTTAATTATCATGTCTGCAAGTTTAGATGCACGTGGTTTCTCCGAGTACTTTGGTGGTGCAAGAGCTGTTCACGTCAAAGGGCGACAATTTCCCGTGGATACATTTTACACTCATCATGCTGAGCCAGATTATTTAGACGCAGCCTTAATTACCATATTCCAG ATTCATCTGGAGGAAAGCCCTGGTGATATACTTGTATTTTTGACTGGGCAAGAGGAGATTGAATCAGTTGAACGACTTGTAAAAGAGCGACTTCAACAGTTACCTGAAGGCAGTCGAAAGCTGTTAACCGTTCCCATATTTTCAGCTCTTCCCTCAGAAAAGCAAATGCGAGCATTTAGACAAGCTCCAGCCGGTTTCCGTAAG GTAATATTAGCAACAAATATTGCTGAGACATCAGTGACAATACCTGGAGTCAGGTATGTTATAGATCCTGGACTTGTAAAAGCACGGTCTTATGATCCGGTCAAAGGGATGGAATCTTTGATCATTGTTCCAATATCAAAATCACAGGCTCTTCAAAGGAG TGGACGAGCAGGTCGTGAAGGATCTGGAAAGTGCTTTCGTCTCTACCCAGAGAGTGAATTTGATAAACTTGAGGATTCAACAAAGCCTGAGATAAAACGGTGCAACCTCTCTAATGTCATTTTGCAGCTCAAGGCTTTGGGTGTCGATGATATTCTGGGGTTTGACTTCATGGAGAAACCGTCAAG GGCATCTATTGTCAAGTCATTGGAGCAATTGTTCTTGCTAGGCGCTTTAACAGATGAATGTAAACTGTCAGATCCAGTAGGCCGTCAAATGGCTCAGCTCCCCTTAGACCCTGTTTATTCCAGAGCTCTTATTTTGGCTAGTCAGTTCAACTGCTTGGAAGAAATGTTGATAACTGTTGCAATGCTCTCAGTGGAATCTATTTTTTATGCCCCCCGCGAGAAGTTAGAAGAG GCAAGAACTGCAATGAGATGCTTTTCAAGTCCAGAGGGAGACCACCTCACTTTGGTTAATGTGTACCATGCTTCTGATGAGTTCTTGGATAAGAGAATGGTGGGGCTCAGCAAAGAGAAAAAGGACAAAATTCTGAGCAAGTGGtgcaaggaaaatttcatcaatAGCCGTTCCCTAAGACATGCTCGTGACATTCACAG TCAAATTCGAGGTCATGTTGAACAAATGGGTCTTCGTGTTGCTTCTTGTGGAGATGACATGCTTCAGTTCCGCAAATGTCTTGCTGCTTCATTCTTCCTCAATGCAGCTTTGAGGCAGCCAGAGGGAACATATAG GGCTTTAGCAAGTGGTCAGGTGGTGCAGATCCACCCTTCTTCTGTGTTATTCCAGGCAAAACCAGAGTGTATAGTTTTCAACGAACTAGTCCAAACTAATCATAAGTACATCCGCAACATTAGTAGAATCGATTACTTGTGGCTATCTGAACTGGCTCCTCAATATTACTGctcacaaaattaa
- the LOC122290052 gene encoding uncharacterized protein LOC122290052 codes for MVELINYSQYHINVRMSDESGSNRWLLSCFYGHPVTSLRNKTWSLLSSFKPAVGGWGVIGDFNEILYSDEKEGGNPRSEYLMRQFKEVMEEGSLCDLGWAGNKFTWSNCHEDESFTKERLDRAIANVDWKSLYPVHTVETLPAICSDHSPILLDFSIERCSFRRWHHFFKYEASWNNEEGCSEVVAEAWNKRMGERSRMEGSENSREQKKLQVDLNHLLNQEDIKWKQRAKRHWLVEGDRNTKFYHACVNQRKKKNAIRRVKDLNGNELVEKEAIAEGFKAYFNSVYQSTQPDSTCINKCLQGIELKVSNEMRTKLERNFTAKEVEVALKQMSPFKSPGPDGYNAGFYQEHWKTVGQDVSSAVMEFLSSGIMPWSLNHTHLVLIPKWTNLLMNCVRTVTYSTILNGIPGEVITPSRGLRQGDPLSPYLFLLCAEALSSLLSSAEQRGIIKGVAVSRNGTRINHLLFANDCAIFCRAKLVEWYQIKGLLSVYEEASGQTLNKEKTSVFFSSNIRVETKNFILQQVNGSRCNNYNRYLGLPTIVGRSKYNTFKSLKEKVWRRVNSWKHRFLSSAGKEILIKSVLQAIPTYAMSVFKMPGKLLKEMEAIIAKFWWCQKEAERDIH; via the exons ATGGTAGAGCTCATCAACTACTCTCAGTATCACATTAATGTGCGTATGAGTGATGAATCAGGCAGTAATAGATGGTTGCTATCTTGTTTCTATGGCCACCCTGTTACAAGCTTAAGAAATAAGACTTGGAGCTTGTTATCATCTTTTAAGCCTGCAGTTGGGGGATGGGGAGTcataggtgatttcaatgagataCTGTACAGTGATGAGAAGGAAGGAGGAAATCCTAGGAGTGAGTATTTGATGAGACAATTCAAGGAGGTGATGGAGGAAGGCAGTTTATGTGATCTAGGGTGGGCTGGAAATAAATTCACCTGGAGCAATTGCCATGAAGATGAATCTTTCACTAAAGAGAGATTGGATAGAGCTATAGCTAATGTTGATTGGAAATCTCTATACCCGGTGCATACAGTTGAGACTCTCCCAGCCATCTGTTCTGATCACAGCCCAATATTGTTAGATTTCAGTATTGAGAGGTGTTCATTTCGAAGATGGCATCATTTCTTCAAGTATGAGGCCAGCTGGAATAATGAGGAGGGTTGTAGTGAGGTTGTAGCAGAAGCATGGAATAAACGTATGGGAGAGAGGAGCAGGATGGAAG GGTCTGAGAACTCAAGAGAACAGAAAAAGCTTCAAGTGGACCTTAATCACCTTTTAAACCAAGAAGACATaaagtggaaacaaagggctaaAAGACACTGGTTGGTAGAAGGAGACAGAAACACCAAATTCTATCATGCATGTGTgaaccaaagaaaaaagaaaaatgccatCAGGAGAGTGAAGGACTTGAATGGGAATGAATTAGTAGAGAAAGAAGCTATAGCTGAAGGTTTTAAGGCCTATTTCAATTCAGTTTATCAGTCCACTCAACCTGACTCTACATGCATCAACAAGTGTCTGCAGGGAATAGAACTTAAGGTTTCAAATGAAATGAGAACTAAGCTGGAAAGGAATTTCACTGCTAAGGAAGTAGAAGTGGCTCTAAAGCAAATGTCTCCTTTCAAGTCACCTGGACCCGATGGGTATAATGCAGGCTTCTATCAAGAACATTGGAAGACTGTGGGGCAGGATGTGTCCAGTGCAGTAATGGAGTTTCTGAGTTCAGGAATAATGCCATGGAGTTTGAACCATACCCATCTTGTCCTTATTCCTAAG TGGACTAACCTTCTAATGAACTGTGTCAGAACAGTCACTTACTCTACTATTTTGAATGGCATACCAGGAGAGGTAATCACACCCTCAAGAGGcttgagacaaggtgaccctTTGTCACCTTATCTATTTCTCTTATGTGCTGAAGCTCTCAGTTCTCTTTTGAGTAGTGCTGAACAGAGAGGCATCATCAAGGGGGTTGCAGTATCAAGGAATGGAACCAGAATTAACCACCTGCTTTTTGCCAATGACTGTGCTATTTTTTGCAGAGCTAAACTGGTTGAATGGTACCAGATCAAGGGCCTTCTGTCAGTATATGAGGAAGCATCGGGCCAAACACTAAATAAAGAGAAGACAAGTGTGTTTTTTAGCTCCAATATAAGAGTGGAaacaaagaattttattttgcaGCAGGTAAATGGCTCAAGGTGTAACAACTATAACAGGTATCTTGGACTTCCAACAATTGTGGGCAGATCGAAATATAACACCTTCAAAAGTCTTAAGGAAAAGGTGTGGAGGAGGGTCAATAGCTGGAAGCATCGGTTTCTTTCCTCTGCTGGGAAGGAAATTCTAATTAAAAGTGTGTTGCAAGCCATCCCAACCTATGCCATGAGTGTGTTCAAGATGCCTGGAAAGCTACTAAAAGAAATGGAAGCTATCATAGCCAAATTCTGGTGGTGTCAAAAAGAGGCAGAAAGGGATATCCATTAG